Proteins encoded by one window of Xenopus tropicalis strain Nigerian chromosome 6, UCB_Xtro_10.0, whole genome shotgun sequence:
- the LOC100485454 gene encoding corticoliberin isoform X1: MLQWDITPAPAKHLLRETRLTLPLSAILLIALFLVPFPSFLGIPCASALSQLQSLEFNMKFQLWVSTGILLVSLLPCHECRAFSKSPASSPGAPLPALSNSQPFLLRMGEEYFLRLGNLHKYSPSSFAASRLPEASGGNFVRAVQQQLQAQQWSSQPGLRAAALDGADSPYSAQEEPTERAKRAEEPPISLDLTFHLLREVLEMARAEQIAQQAHSNRKLMDIIGK, from the exons ATGCTACAGTGGGATataaccccagcaccagccaagCACCTTCTGAGGGAGACGAGACTGACTCTGCCTCTGTCGGCAA TTCTCCTCATTGCCCTTTTCCTTGTACCGTTTCCATCCTTTCTAGGAATCCCCTGTGCATCAGCTTTATCTCAGCTTCAATCTTTGGAGTTTAATATGAAGTTCCAGCTGTGGGTGTCTACAGGAATCCTACTGGtctctctcctcccctgccatgaGTGCCGAGCTTTCAGTAAATCCCCAGCATCTTCTCCTGGAGCTCCCCTGCCTGCTCTGTCCAATTCCCAGCCCTTTCTACTTCGCATGGGAGAAGAGTATTTCCTCCGGCTAGGCAATCTCCATAAGTATTCCCCAAGCTCGTTTGCAGCCAGCCGGCTTCCCGAGGCATCTGGCGGTAACTTTGTGAGGGCTGTACAGCAGCAACTGCAGGCTCAGCAGTGGAGCAGCCAGCCAGGGCTGAGAGCTGCAGCTTTGGATGGAGCAGACAGCCCTTACAGTGCTCAGGAAGAGCCCACAGAAAGAGCAAAGCGTGCAGAAGAGCCTCCCATTTCCCTGGATCTGACTTTTCACTTGCTCCGTGAAGTCTTAGAAATGGCAAGAGCTGAGCAAATAGCCCAGCAAGCCCACAGCAACAGGAAACTCATGGACATCATTGGGAAATAG
- the LOC100485454 gene encoding corticoliberin isoform X2, which produces MLQWDITPAPAKHLLRETRLTLPLSARIPCASALSQLQSLEFNMKFQLWVSTGILLVSLLPCHECRAFSKSPASSPGAPLPALSNSQPFLLRMGEEYFLRLGNLHKYSPSSFAASRLPEASGGNFVRAVQQQLQAQQWSSQPGLRAAALDGADSPYSAQEEPTERAKRAEEPPISLDLTFHLLREVLEMARAEQIAQQAHSNRKLMDIIGK; this is translated from the exons ATGCTACAGTGGGATataaccccagcaccagccaagCACCTTCTGAGGGAGACGAGACTGACTCTGCCTCTGTCGGCAA GAATCCCCTGTGCATCAGCTTTATCTCAGCTTCAATCTTTGGAGTTTAATATGAAGTTCCAGCTGTGGGTGTCTACAGGAATCCTACTGGtctctctcctcccctgccatgaGTGCCGAGCTTTCAGTAAATCCCCAGCATCTTCTCCTGGAGCTCCCCTGCCTGCTCTGTCCAATTCCCAGCCCTTTCTACTTCGCATGGGAGAAGAGTATTTCCTCCGGCTAGGCAATCTCCATAAGTATTCCCCAAGCTCGTTTGCAGCCAGCCGGCTTCCCGAGGCATCTGGCGGTAACTTTGTGAGGGCTGTACAGCAGCAACTGCAGGCTCAGCAGTGGAGCAGCCAGCCAGGGCTGAGAGCTGCAGCTTTGGATGGAGCAGACAGCCCTTACAGTGCTCAGGAAGAGCCCACAGAAAGAGCAAAGCGTGCAGAAGAGCCTCCCATTTCCCTGGATCTGACTTTTCACTTGCTCCGTGAAGTCTTAGAAATGGCAAGAGCTGAGCAAATAGCCCAGCAAGCCCACAGCAACAGGAAACTCATGGACATCATTGGGAAATAG
- the crh gene encoding corticoliberin, with protein MKFQLWVSTGILLVSLLPCHECRAFSKSPASSPGAPLPALSNSQPFLLRMGEEYFLRLGNLHKYSPSSFAASRLPEASGGNFVRAVQQQLQAQQWSSQPGLRAAALDGADSPYSAQEEPTERAKRAEEPPISLDLTFHLLREVLEMARAEQIAQQAHSNRKLMDIIGK; from the coding sequence ATGAAGTTCCAGCTGTGGGTGTCTACAGGAATCCTACTGGtctctctcctcccctgccatgaGTGCCGAGCTTTCAGTAAATCCCCAGCATCTTCTCCTGGAGCTCCCCTGCCTGCTCTGTCCAATTCCCAGCCCTTTCTACTTCGCATGGGAGAAGAGTATTTCCTCCGGCTAGGCAATCTCCATAAGTATTCCCCAAGCTCGTTTGCAGCCAGCCGGCTTCCCGAGGCATCTGGCGGTAACTTTGTGAGGGCTGTACAGCAGCAACTGCAGGCTCAGCAGTGGAGCAGCCAGCCAGGGCTGAGAGCTGCAGCTTTGGATGGAGCAGACAGCCCTTACAGTGCTCAGGAAGAGCCCACAGAAAGAGCAAAGCGTGCAGAAGAGCCTCCCATTTCCCTGGATCTGACTTTTCACTTGCTCCGTGAAGTCTTAGAAATGGCAAGAGCTGAGCAAATAGCCCAGCAAGCCCACAGCAACAGGAAACTCATGGACATCATTGGGAAATAG